GGCCGGGAAGGTGATCTTGTCCATGTTGGCGTTGCCGGCGGAGGAGGTGACCAGCACGTTCTTCGCTGTCACCGCCTTGATGGCGTCCTGAACCGTCTTGGAGTCGCTGGTGCTGCCGAGGCTGAGGTTGATGACGTTGGCGCCGTGCGCGGCGGCCCAGGTGATGGCGCTGGCGACGTTCACCAGGTCGCCTGACCCGTCGGGGCCGAGCACCCGGATCGGCATGATCTTCGCCGCGGGCGCGATCTGCAGGACGATGCCTGCCACGTTGGTGCCGTGCCCGTAGCCGCCCGTGCCGAGCGTGCCCTCGTCCTGAGGCACGGCGTCCCCGCCGACGTAGTCCTTCCAGGTGGACGGGTCGCTCAATGCTCCCGTGAAGGCTGCGTGGTTCAGGTCGAGGCCCGTGTCGATCACGGCGACCGTCACGCCCGCCCCGAGGTTCGGAGCCAGGGCCTGAGCCTGCTGCAGGTGCAGGGCAGTCCACAGCGCGTCGTTCTGCGGGATGGGCGCGTAACTTCCGCCAGCCCAGATGGACCGGGAACCACCCGACCAGGCCAGCAGGCTCCCACCCGCCCAGATGGAGCGTGATCCCCCCATGGTGGCGGTCAGCACGCCACCACCGCTGAACTGGTCCCTGTTCGGCTCGACTGTCACGGCACGGCCGAGTGCGGAGCCGAGCGCCTGCGCGGACAGGGTCCCTGGCGTGTTCAGTCCGATCATCGCCTGGCACGTTCCTGCCGTACCGGCGGCGCAACCGGACGTGTCCCAGTTCAACACGGTTCCGCCGAGTGCGGCCTCCACGGAAGCCCGGCTATCCCCAGACTGGAGCACGACGGTCACCAGGTCGTCGTAGCGGGGTGCGAACTGCCCCGGAAGGTTTCCATTCAAGGCGACGGGCGTGGACCCACATCCCGTGAGCAGGGCAGCGGTCAGGGTCAGAAGCAGACCGATTCGGGTTGAGGTCACGTTGGACTCCTTGAATGGAAAGGGGATGGAAGACATAGGTACCGAGGGTGACATTAGCTAAAACCACATCACAGGGAACTTGCGAAAGTTCACAACTGTGACGCTGGAGCCCTGTCCCCCCCCGGAATGTGAAGATATGTACATCCCCACGTCAGTATCGGGGGCTGTTGTTCATCTGCCCTCA
The Deinococcus aquiradiocola DNA segment above includes these coding regions:
- a CDS encoding S8 family serine peptidase, with protein sequence MIGLNTPGTLSAQALGSALGRAVTVEPNRDQFSGGGVLTATMGGSRSIWAGGSLLAWSGGSRSIWAGGSYAPIPQNDALWTALHLQQAQALAPNLGAGVTVAVIDTGLDLNHAAFTGALSDPSTWKDYVGGDAVPQDEGTLGTGGYGHGTNVAGIVLQIAPAAKIMPIRVLGPDGSGDLVNVASAITWAAAHGANVINLSLGSTSDSKTVQDAIKAVTAKNVLVTSSAGNANMDKITFPAATAERIDGVMSVGSLTPQDEKSVFSNYAKELRIAAPGENVYAPAPGNLMAAWSGTSQAAPMAAGALALALGQSLKVPASSLLDTMANSAADIYANPLNRPYAKDQKLGSGRLDLSAFLTLSVK